One genomic window of Solea solea chromosome 12, fSolSol10.1, whole genome shotgun sequence includes the following:
- the fkbp4 gene encoding peptidyl-prolyl cis-trans isomerase FKBP4, giving the protein MKMTAEEQTSEGQHTIPMEGEDITPKKDGGVLKLVKREGTGTEFPMTGDKVFVHYVGTFVDGTQFDSSRGGGDKFSFELGKGQVIMAWDIGVATMKAGELCQLICKPEYAYGSAGSPPKIPPNATLIFEVELFDFRGEDITENEDGGIIHRIITKGQGYSKPNEGASVEVTVEGTCEGRVFDERELKFEIGDGESLGLPPGVEKAIMAMEQGEEALFTMKPKYGFGIEGNVKYNIPGGAMLQYKIKMAAFEKAKESWEMNTDEKLEQSSLVKEKGTQYFKEGKYKQASVQYKRIVSWLEHESGLSEENEKKAKALRLAAHLNLAMCFLKLQEPGLALENCDKALQLDAANEKALFRRGEAQFGMKEFDKARDDFQRVIQLYPANKAAKSQVLLCQKHIKEQHEKDKRIYANMFQRFAERDSKKEAVKVAGDSKQNGDGDEMEVESREKESASEEKA; this is encoded by the exons ATGAAAATGACTGCAGAGGAGCAGACAAGTGAAGGACAACACACCATCCCTATGGAGGGAGAGGACATCACCCCAAAGAAAGACGGGGGCGTTTTAAAG CTGGTGAAAAGGGAAGGCACAGGCACAGAGTTTCCCATGACTGGCGATAAAGTGTTTGTACATTATGTGGGCACATTTGTGGATGGTACTCAGTTTGACTCCAGCAGAGGCGGAGGAGACAAGTTTTCCTTCGAGTTAGGCAAAG GTCAAGTCATAATGGCGTGGGACATAGGTGTAGCCACAATGAAAGCGGGAGAGTTGTGCCAGCTCATCTGTAAACCAGAGTATGCTTATGGATCTGCAGGCAGCCCTCCCAAGATACCACCCAATGCTACTCTTATTTTTGAG GTGGAACTGTTTGATTTCCGAGGAGAGGACATAACTGAAAATGAGGATGGAGGAATCATTCATCGCATTATTACCAAAGGCCAGGGATATTCTAAGCCAAATGAAGGAGCTTCTGTTGAAG TAACTGTGGAGGGCACCTGTGAGGGTCGCGTGTTTGACGAGAGAGAGCTGAAATTTGAGATTGGTGATGGGGAGAGTCTTGGCTTGCCACCTGGAGTGGAGAAAGCTATCATGGCTATGGAGCAAGGAGAGGAGGCTCTCTTCACCATGAAGCCCAA GTATGGCTTTGGGATTGAAGGAAATGTTAAGTATAACATTCCAGGAGGAGCAATGCTGCAATACAAGATTAAGATGGCAGCGTTTGAGAAG GCCAAGGAATCATGGGAAATGAACACAGACGAGAAGCTGGAACAGAGCAGCTTAGTCAAAGAGAAGGGAACACAGTATTTTAAG GAAGGAAAATACAAGCAGGCATCAGTCCAGTATAAAAGGATTGTGTCATGGCTGGAGCATGAATCTGGTTTGTCCGAGGAGAATGAGAAGAAAGCGAAAGCCCTGCGGCTGGCTGCACATTTGAACTTGGCTATGTGCTTCCTTAAACTGCAGGAGCCAGGCCTAGCCTTAGAAAACTGTGACAAG GCTCTGCAGTTGGACGCAGCCAATGAGAAAGCTTTGTTCCGAAGGGGCGAGGCGCAGTTTGGTATGAAGGAGTTTGACAAGGCGAGAGACGACTTCCAGCGAGTTATTCAGCTCTATCCTGCCAACAAGGCTGCCAAGAGCCAG GTGCTTCTTTGTCAGAAACATATTAAGGAGCAGCACGAGAAAGACAAACGCATCTACGCCAACATGTTCCAGAGATTTGCAGAGAGGGATTCCAAG AAGGAAGCAGTGAAAGTGGCCGGTGACAGCAAACAGAACGGCGATGGAGATGAGATGGaggtggagagcagagaaaaagagTCTGCAAGTGAAGAAAAGGCATAG